One Myxococcus guangdongensis DNA segment encodes these proteins:
- a CDS encoding LysE family translocator, giving the protein MIPAEVWVMFLGYTVPMVFSPGPGNTVLATAGGRFGLRGTLPFWVGFEVANVALCLVYGLGLGRALEGVPALLHVLRWSSVVYLLHLAWSFVRSTRAPTTEDVEPERLGFVEGVLAVALNPKIHSMILVMFSQFLRPELGMLAQTAQLTGAFLVVCVACHFPWIYGGKLILGRFRSERALRIQGWTFGACMVAVAAYVAVA; this is encoded by the coding sequence ATGATTCCCGCTGAAGTCTGGGTGATGTTCCTCGGTTACACGGTGCCGATGGTGTTCAGTCCGGGCCCCGGCAACACGGTGCTCGCCACCGCCGGAGGCCGCTTCGGCCTCCGCGGCACGCTGCCGTTCTGGGTGGGGTTCGAGGTGGCCAACGTCGCCCTGTGCCTGGTCTACGGACTGGGGCTGGGCCGGGCGCTGGAAGGGGTGCCCGCGCTGCTGCACGTGCTGCGCTGGAGCAGCGTGGTGTACCTGCTCCATCTCGCGTGGAGCTTCGTGCGCAGCACCCGCGCGCCCACCACGGAGGACGTGGAGCCGGAGCGCCTCGGCTTCGTCGAGGGCGTGCTCGCCGTCGCGCTCAACCCGAAAATCCACTCGATGATTCTGGTGATGTTCTCGCAGTTCCTGCGGCCGGAGCTCGGGATGCTCGCGCAGACGGCGCAGCTCACCGGGGCCTTCCTGGTCGTCTGCGTGGCGTGCCACTTCCCGTGGATCTACGGCGGGAAGCTCATCCTGGGGCGCTTCCGCTCCGAGCGCGCCCTGCGCATCCAGGGCTGGACGTTCGGCGCGTGCATGGTGGCGGTGGCCGCCTACGTCGCCGTGGCGTGA
- a CDS encoding OmpA family protein: MRKSARMCVLAAALASAGGASAQTTSTPLSPFDAERLRLNASAVDSLTVDTGRLLNEGGYRLSLLVGYERGILVLEGSDGSERSILHYRTSAWVQGAWSPVDRLELSARLPVIIHQGGHGEGMYVGISTPSSSGLGTPEVGARYSLLRRDEGAPLSLAVGLDVGLPGGRASAFGRQEHWAGLQFSPRVSLGREVGMFALGASAGARIRSTEANPGRDVGTELEQSVVVATRGEGLRGELALQVAESLVQPDVAVELLGGVRLPIGHGFEVNALAGKGFTNIPGTPAWRLGAGIAWAHNPAREDVCQGGRKHTPEQCPDNDDDNDGVLNKSDRCPNEAGSVENEGCPDPDSDGDGVPDRTDACPNEAGSKDAGGCPDKDGDGVPDAKDQCPDEKGTAENQGCPAPKDTDGDGVPDDEDKCPKQKGTAENQGCPAPKDTDGDGVPDDEDKCPKQQGTAENQGCPAPKDTDGDGIPDDQDKCPNEAGVASRQGCPEPAPVEEKLSLADRRVTFTVGRAEIEGQGTKVLDDVAAQLKARPGVAVRIEGHTDNTGPEELNRTLSQERAEAVRAYLIKRGIDGKRLEAKGYGPSRPIATNDTPEGRSENRRVEFIIKR, encoded by the coding sequence TTGCGTAAATCAGCACGGATGTGTGTGCTCGCCGCGGCGCTGGCCTCGGCGGGTGGAGCCTCGGCGCAGACGACCTCCACGCCCCTGAGCCCCTTCGACGCGGAGCGGCTGCGGCTGAACGCGTCGGCGGTGGACTCGCTGACGGTGGACACCGGACGGCTGCTCAACGAGGGCGGCTATCGGCTCAGCCTGCTCGTGGGCTACGAGCGCGGCATCCTGGTGCTGGAGGGCAGCGACGGCAGCGAGCGCTCCATCCTCCACTACCGCACGTCGGCCTGGGTGCAGGGCGCCTGGTCGCCGGTGGACCGGTTGGAGCTGTCCGCGCGGCTGCCCGTCATCATCCACCAGGGCGGCCATGGCGAGGGCATGTACGTCGGCATCTCCACGCCGTCGTCCTCGGGGCTGGGCACGCCGGAGGTGGGCGCGCGCTACTCGCTGTTGCGTCGCGACGAGGGCGCGCCCTTGTCGCTCGCGGTGGGGTTGGACGTGGGCCTCCCCGGTGGACGCGCGAGCGCCTTCGGTCGGCAGGAGCACTGGGCGGGGCTGCAGTTCTCGCCCCGCGTCTCGCTCGGCCGCGAGGTGGGCATGTTCGCGCTGGGCGCCAGCGCGGGCGCGCGCATCCGGTCGACGGAGGCGAACCCGGGCCGCGACGTGGGCACGGAGCTGGAGCAGTCCGTCGTCGTGGCCACGCGCGGCGAGGGGCTTCGCGGCGAACTCGCGTTGCAGGTGGCCGAGTCGCTGGTGCAGCCCGACGTGGCGGTGGAGCTGCTCGGCGGTGTGCGGCTGCCCATCGGCCACGGCTTCGAGGTGAACGCGCTCGCCGGAAAGGGCTTCACGAACATCCCCGGTACGCCCGCGTGGCGTCTGGGCGCCGGCATCGCGTGGGCACACAACCCCGCCCGCGAGGACGTCTGCCAGGGCGGACGCAAGCACACGCCCGAGCAGTGCCCGGACAACGACGACGACAATGACGGTGTGCTCAACAAGTCCGACCGCTGCCCGAACGAGGCGGGCTCGGTGGAGAATGAGGGCTGCCCGGACCCGGACTCGGATGGTGACGGCGTGCCGGACCGGACGGACGCGTGCCCGAACGAGGCCGGCAGCAAGGACGCGGGTGGCTGCCCGGACAAGGACGGCGACGGCGTGCCGGACGCGAAGGACCAGTGCCCCGACGAGAAGGGCACGGCCGAGAACCAGGGCTGCCCCGCCCCGAAGGACACGGACGGGGACGGCGTGCCGGACGACGAGGACAAGTGCCCCAAGCAGAAGGGCACGGCCGAGAACCAGGGCTGCCCGGCCCCGAAGGACACGGACGGTGACGGCGTGCCGGACGACGAGGACAAGTGCCCCAAGCAGCAGGGCACGGCCGAGAACCAGGGCTGCCCGGCCCCGAAGGACACGGACGGTGACGGCATCCCGGATGACCAGGACAAGTGCCCGAACGAAGCGGGCGTGGCCAGTCGCCAGGGCTGCCCGGAGCCGGCGCCGGTGGAGGAGAAGCTGTCGCTCGCGGACCGTCGCGTCACCTTCACGGTGGGTCGCGCCGAAATCGAGGGTCAGGGCACCAAGGTGCTGGATGACGTGGCCGCGCAGCTGAAGGCGCGTCCGGGTGTCGCCGTCCGCATCGAGGGCCACACCGACAACACCGGTCCGGAGGAGCTCAACCGCACGCTGAGCCAGGAGCGCGCGGAGGCGGTGCGCGCGTACCTCATCAAGCGCGGCATCGACGGCAAGCGCCTGGAGGCCAAGGGCTACGGTCCGTCGCGTCCCATCGCGACGAACGACACCCCGGAAGGCCGCAGCGAGAACCGCCGCGTGGAGTTCATCATCAAGCGGTAA
- a CDS encoding kelch repeat-containing protein encodes MQRLVLMLCCAMVWSCEPQRELPAAEDALALARSYFPELATDEGAPRRFSSSDTPASGADARVLTARLTGSGALEISTRGLSFRVESSPGDADHGMPRHEGAVSYVGERHFFFPVGGFAELSQGWRGSRIEEAWVVDASEPTHRAEYRVTLPGTVTRLRDTGEVIEFLDEDGSPVLRFHPSEVRDAQGTSRRGTARLSGVRESAVAKVFDVVSPQVGIVSEVALAGLSAPLVVDPGWSSTAAMATARGQHAAIPLTEGSVLVVGGVNSGGFVTSAERFDPTRGAWSVVAAPGITGNTTFGVMLPTGSAVAFTDGSLTGRLYDAAANTWTATGAMSASRALPTATLLSSGQVLVAGGSSLATAELYDPTTNTFTPTGSMSAARRAHVAARLRDGRVLVVSGFNNAAVEVPSAELYDPTAGTWSLAAPPLVPRHYATGTLLPDGRVLLAGGRTASGVIAQSEIYDPTANTWTATGALRLARNGHTATLLPDGKVVVMGGSDDARVGQTVSEMYDPATGTWSDAGTVTVGRENATATLLVTGQVLVAGGFNQSGGPTVFSAEADRYEASSSRWTPAGALATGRESQSAALLPSGQVLVAGGRDDTGVLSGTERYTPASDSWAPAAAMATTRERATLTLLRSGQVLAVGGSNNGGARLSSAERYDPTTNTWAPAGNMAGARDGHTATLLATGDVLVTGGRLAGVTEIYDVSANTWRPAATTPETRSNHAAVLLPDGRVLVAGGRFAATSVNTVELYDPTADTWTPVPPLAEGRAHFSLVLLPSGRVLAAGGQSPTGETATAELYDPTTNTWSPAGTLTTARAYHATALLPSGRVLVSGGEGGGSVLDSAELYDPVTNTWQPAANLPEGRSFSKLIVLSTGEALTFGGQDAGGLWLASASRYNDTGAQPAWRPTVATPDQVPLGCPVRITGTGFQGISHASSGDYRDSSAAFPQARLQAIEGRRLWSLPGSDMSATGVTATIPASATPGAYVLSVFANGVGSGRVVQAVPNTAPTVQGLSALSSNGVPAEVTLTGTDAEGSPLTFIIVTPPAHGTLSGTPPNLTYTPNPGYIGPDSFTYRARDCGLDSNVATVTVDVSDDPPTITCPADLVVDATSASGAVVDYPPATASDNGGPAPTVTYSPPSGSTLPLGDTTVTATAVDTGGQQVTCTFQVTVRDTTAPTLTCPANIEVQSDAQGGAEVTYSVPPPTDTSGPVTVTTSHPSGSRFPSGRTRVTVTATDASGNSSRCEFDVTVQTFVVRIAGGSCQAAGGGANLALVVLAVLAVWAGRRRGREEAGR; translated from the coding sequence TTGCAACGCCTGGTCTTGATGTTGTGCTGTGCCATGGTGTGGTCGTGCGAGCCTCAGCGCGAACTGCCCGCGGCGGAGGATGCGCTCGCCCTGGCCCGGAGCTATTTCCCGGAGCTCGCCACGGACGAGGGTGCCCCCAGGCGCTTCTCCTCGTCGGACACGCCAGCCTCCGGAGCGGACGCGCGGGTGCTGACGGCCCGGCTCACCGGGAGCGGGGCGCTGGAGATTTCCACCCGAGGGCTGTCCTTCCGGGTCGAGTCGTCGCCGGGGGATGCCGACCATGGGATGCCGCGCCACGAGGGCGCGGTCTCGTACGTGGGCGAGCGTCACTTCTTCTTCCCGGTGGGCGGCTTCGCGGAGCTGAGCCAGGGCTGGCGCGGCTCGCGAATCGAAGAGGCCTGGGTGGTGGATGCCTCCGAGCCCACCCACCGCGCCGAGTATCGCGTCACGCTCCCGGGCACGGTGACGCGGCTGCGGGACACGGGCGAGGTCATCGAGTTCCTCGACGAGGACGGCTCGCCGGTGCTGCGCTTCCACCCGTCCGAGGTCCGTGACGCGCAAGGCACCTCGCGCCGTGGGACAGCGCGGCTGTCGGGCGTGCGCGAGAGCGCCGTCGCGAAGGTGTTCGACGTCGTGAGCCCCCAGGTGGGCATCGTCTCCGAGGTCGCGCTCGCGGGGCTCTCGGCACCGCTGGTGGTCGACCCCGGCTGGTCCTCGACCGCGGCGATGGCGACCGCGCGTGGCCAGCATGCCGCCATCCCGCTGACGGAGGGCTCCGTCCTGGTGGTGGGCGGCGTCAACAGTGGGGGGTTCGTCACCAGCGCGGAGCGGTTCGACCCCACGCGGGGCGCCTGGTCCGTCGTCGCGGCCCCGGGCATCACCGGCAACACGACGTTCGGCGTGATGCTGCCGACGGGCAGCGCCGTCGCCTTCACGGACGGCAGCCTGACGGGACGCCTGTACGACGCGGCGGCGAACACCTGGACCGCCACGGGCGCGATGTCCGCGAGCCGGGCGCTGCCGACCGCCACGCTGCTGTCCTCGGGGCAGGTGCTGGTCGCGGGCGGCTCCAGCCTGGCGACGGCGGAGCTGTACGACCCGACGACGAACACCTTCACGCCCACGGGCTCCATGTCCGCCGCCCGCCGTGCCCACGTCGCCGCGCGGCTGAGGGATGGCCGGGTGCTGGTGGTCAGTGGCTTCAACAACGCCGCGGTCGAGGTTCCCTCCGCGGAGCTCTACGACCCCACCGCGGGGACCTGGTCGCTCGCGGCCCCGCCCCTGGTGCCGCGTCACTACGCGACGGGCACGCTGCTGCCCGATGGCCGCGTGTTGCTCGCGGGCGGCCGTACGGCCTCGGGTGTCATCGCGCAATCGGAAATCTATGACCCCACCGCCAACACCTGGACCGCGACGGGCGCGCTGCGGCTTGCTCGCAACGGGCACACGGCCACGCTGCTCCCGGATGGGAAGGTCGTGGTCATGGGCGGCTCGGACGACGCGAGGGTGGGGCAGACCGTCTCGGAAATGTATGACCCGGCGACGGGGACCTGGAGCGATGCGGGCACGGTGACCGTGGGCCGTGAGAACGCCACCGCCACGTTGCTCGTCACCGGTCAGGTGCTGGTCGCCGGCGGCTTCAACCAGTCGGGTGGGCCCACGGTCTTCTCCGCGGAGGCGGACCGCTACGAGGCCTCCAGCTCCCGCTGGACGCCGGCCGGCGCGCTGGCGACGGGGCGTGAGAGCCAGTCGGCCGCGCTCTTGCCCTCGGGGCAGGTGCTGGTCGCCGGAGGTCGCGACGACACGGGCGTGCTCAGCGGCACGGAGCGCTACACGCCCGCGAGTGACTCGTGGGCTCCCGCGGCCGCGATGGCCACGACGCGCGAGCGCGCCACGTTGACGTTGCTGCGTTCGGGGCAGGTGCTCGCGGTCGGCGGCTCCAACAACGGCGGTGCGCGCCTGTCCTCGGCGGAGCGGTACGACCCGACGACCAACACCTGGGCGCCCGCGGGGAACATGGCGGGCGCGCGCGATGGTCACACCGCGACGCTGCTGGCGACGGGCGACGTGCTGGTGACGGGCGGACGGCTCGCGGGCGTGACGGAGATCTACGACGTGAGCGCCAACACCTGGCGTCCGGCGGCGACGACGCCGGAGACCCGCTCGAACCACGCCGCGGTGCTGTTGCCGGACGGCCGGGTGTTGGTGGCGGGCGGTCGCTTCGCCGCGACGTCGGTCAACACGGTGGAGCTGTATGACCCGACGGCGGACACGTGGACGCCCGTCCCGCCACTCGCGGAGGGCCGGGCCCACTTCTCGCTGGTTCTGCTGCCGTCCGGGCGGGTGCTGGCGGCGGGAGGTCAGTCGCCCACGGGTGAGACGGCGACGGCGGAGCTGTACGACCCGACGACCAACACCTGGTCTCCCGCGGGGACGCTCACGACGGCGCGGGCCTATCACGCCACCGCGCTGCTGCCCTCCGGGCGCGTGCTCGTCTCGGGTGGCGAGGGTGGGGGGAGCGTGCTGGACAGCGCGGAGCTGTACGACCCGGTGACGAACACCTGGCAGCCCGCGGCGAACCTGCCCGAGGGCCGGTCGTTCTCCAAGCTCATCGTGTTGTCCACCGGCGAGGCGCTGACCTTCGGCGGACAGGACGCGGGCGGCCTCTGGTTGGCGAGCGCCTCGCGCTACAACGACACGGGTGCGCAGCCCGCGTGGCGGCCGACGGTGGCCACGCCGGACCAGGTGCCCCTCGGCTGCCCGGTGCGCATCACCGGCACGGGGTTCCAGGGCATCTCCCACGCCAGCTCGGGTGACTACCGAGACTCCTCGGCGGCCTTCCCGCAGGCGCGCCTGCAGGCCATCGAGGGCCGGCGGCTGTGGAGCCTGCCGGGAAGCGACATGTCCGCCACGGGCGTGACGGCCACCATCCCCGCGAGCGCGACGCCGGGCGCGTATGTGCTCTCCGTCTTCGCCAACGGCGTGGGCAGTGGCCGCGTGGTGCAGGCGGTGCCGAACACCGCGCCCACCGTGCAGGGCCTGTCGGCCCTCTCGAGCAACGGGGTGCCCGCGGAGGTGACGTTGACGGGCACGGACGCGGAGGGTTCTCCGCTCACGTTCATCATCGTCACGCCGCCGGCGCACGGCACGCTCAGCGGCACGCCACCCAACCTCACGTACACGCCGAATCCGGGCTACATCGGACCGGACAGCTTCACCTACCGGGCGCGCGACTGCGGACTCGACAGCAACGTGGCCACGGTGACGGTCGATGTGTCCGACGACCCGCCGACAATCACCTGTCCGGCGGACCTGGTGGTGGACGCCACGAGCGCGTCGGGCGCGGTGGTGGACTACCCCCCGGCCACGGCGTCCGACAACGGCGGGCCCGCGCCCACGGTGACGTACTCGCCGCCCTCGGGCAGCACGCTGCCGCTGGGCGACACGACGGTGACGGCGACGGCGGTGGACACCGGCGGTCAGCAGGTCACCTGCACCTTCCAGGTGACGGTGCGCGACACGACGGCGCCCACGCTGACGTGCCCCGCGAACATCGAGGTCCAATCCGACGCGCAGGGCGGCGCGGAGGTGACCTACAGCGTGCCGCCTCCGACGGACACCTCCGGCCCCGTCACCGTGACGACGTCGCACCCGTCCGGCTCGCGCTTCCCGTCGGGCCGCACGCGCGTCACCGTCACCGCGACGGACGCCTCGGGGAACTCGTCCCGCTGCGAGTTCGACGTCACCGTGCAGACCTTCGTGGTGCGCATCGCCGGCGGTAGCTGCCAGGCCGCGGGCGGTGGAGCGAACCTGGCGCTGGTGGTGCTGGCGGTGCTCGCCGTGTGGGCGGGGCGCCGTCGTGGCCGCGAGGAGGCGGGTCGATGA
- a CDS encoding RidA family protein yields MTSTKHEVVTAPGLPKPVGPYSPAMKLESLLFVSGQAATDPATGKQAEGIEAQTEQVLRNLERILVAGGSSLQHVLRCGVFLTDMKDFRRMNAVYERVFAGHRPARTTVQVSALPDEGLMVEIDCVAYVP; encoded by the coding sequence ATGACGTCGACGAAACACGAAGTCGTGACCGCACCGGGGCTGCCCAAGCCCGTGGGCCCCTACTCCCCCGCGATGAAGCTGGAGTCGCTGCTCTTCGTCTCCGGACAGGCCGCCACGGACCCGGCCACCGGGAAACAGGCGGAGGGAATCGAGGCGCAGACGGAGCAGGTGCTGCGCAACCTCGAGCGCATCCTCGTCGCGGGCGGCTCCAGCCTGCAGCACGTCCTGCGCTGCGGCGTCTTCCTGACGGACATGAAGGACTTCCGTCGGATGAACGCCGTCTACGAGCGCGTCTTCGCCGGCCACCGCCCCGCGCGCACCACCGTGCAGGTGTCGGCGCTCCCCGACGAGGGGCTGATGGTGGAGATCGACTGCGTCGCCTACGTGCCCTGA
- a CDS encoding NIPSNAP family protein: MKPSSDDCCAVLELRQYTLREGQRDVLVSLFEREFIESQEARGARLVGQFRDAERPERFVWLRGFADMGAREVALKSFYGSPVWKAHREAANATMVDSSNVLLLKPLPGRRGFPAPTQARPGVEAREVPGSLVVATILHRDAPVDAAFLEYVEEQCIPELTKAGAAPLAVFQSEHATNTFPALPVREGAHVVVFFTRFASREAYRAHLEKLEGARGWKETVRPGLRARLKAEPETLLLEPTARSRLK; the protein is encoded by the coding sequence GTGAAACCGTCGTCCGATGACTGCTGTGCCGTGCTGGAGTTGAGGCAGTACACGCTGCGCGAGGGGCAGCGGGACGTGCTCGTCTCGCTGTTCGAGCGGGAGTTCATCGAGAGCCAGGAGGCGCGAGGCGCCCGGCTCGTCGGTCAGTTCCGGGACGCGGAGAGGCCCGAGCGCTTCGTGTGGCTGCGCGGCTTCGCGGACATGGGGGCCCGTGAGGTGGCGCTGAAGTCCTTCTACGGCAGCCCGGTGTGGAAGGCGCACCGGGAGGCCGCGAACGCGACGATGGTGGACTCGTCGAACGTGCTCCTGTTGAAGCCGCTCCCCGGTCGACGTGGGTTCCCCGCGCCGACCCAGGCACGCCCGGGTGTGGAGGCGCGAGAGGTTCCCGGCTCACTCGTCGTGGCCACCATCCTCCACCGCGACGCGCCCGTGGACGCGGCGTTCCTGGAGTACGTCGAGGAGCAGTGCATACCGGAGCTGACCAAGGCGGGGGCTGCGCCCCTGGCGGTGTTCCAGAGCGAGCACGCGACGAACACCTTCCCCGCGCTGCCCGTGCGCGAAGGGGCGCACGTGGTCGTCTTCTTCACGCGCTTCGCGAGCCGGGAGGCGTACCGAGCGCACCTGGAGAAGCTGGAGGGCGCTCGCGGCTGGAAGGAGACGGTGCGCCCGGGGCTGCGCGCGCGGTTGAAGGCCGAACCGGAGACGCTCTTGCTGGAGCCCACGGCCCGCTCACGGCTCAAGTGA
- a CDS encoding glycosyl hydrolase family 18 protein yields MKRWVGWMAMAVVLLSAWGTHAQPPKTEAPREQGLAVTSWIYLDGMVAPWQDFSWAQHSLTNTSPVSGGRHSISVTMRAHEGLFFLTEPQSVNATAALVLRVHGGTGGENAAVQVRAFEENVLTPGTPLGARCTGGRVRANTWVTCRVPLSAVIPVGSRMKGLVLQEALGQTLSTLYFDEVRLEDSNGPAPVQVTVSPPAVTLPPGGTSTFVATVTGSTNTQVRWSVREGTAGGAITQAGVYTAPTAPGTYHVVAQSLADTNQSAEATITVSAAPGGGLWVSGYYTGWNADLYPPEKVDFSALTHIFVGRATPNADGTVNTQFDNDNGPAIARTLATRAHAAGRKALIMVGGAGEHDGWVGAASNANRARFVRNLIAAMDSFGYDGLDIDWEPIEVADRPNLLALVRELRAARPNMLMTIPIGWVNNNFPEDADPWFNNLVPYMDQMNVMTYEMTGPWGGWDSWYGSALTGESGTRPTSVSSSLNAWANAGLPKAKLGMGIPFYGMAWRNITGPYQPYTDWSDYVGSDNDFPYARILQLSASGTYRWDAAAQSSYVTFTRPVVDGTVRWISYDSPQAIAAKGAWARANGFGGTIIWTLNQGCTNPATGTNPPLDAVKEAFQP; encoded by the coding sequence ATGAAACGTTGGGTGGGTTGGATGGCCATGGCCGTGGTGCTGCTGTCGGCCTGGGGGACACACGCGCAGCCGCCGAAGACGGAGGCCCCACGCGAACAGGGGCTGGCCGTCACGAGCTGGATATATCTGGATGGGATGGTGGCGCCCTGGCAGGACTTCTCCTGGGCGCAGCACTCGTTGACGAACACCTCGCCCGTCTCCGGAGGACGGCACTCCATCTCCGTGACGATGCGAGCGCATGAGGGCCTGTTCTTCTTGACGGAGCCCCAGAGCGTCAACGCCACGGCCGCGCTGGTGCTGCGCGTGCACGGCGGCACGGGAGGTGAGAACGCGGCGGTGCAGGTGCGCGCCTTCGAGGAGAACGTGCTCACCCCGGGCACGCCCCTGGGCGCCCGCTGCACCGGCGGCCGCGTCCGGGCCAACACCTGGGTGACGTGCAGGGTGCCGCTGTCGGCCGTCATCCCCGTCGGCTCGCGCATGAAGGGCCTGGTGCTCCAGGAGGCGCTCGGGCAGACGCTGTCCACGCTCTACTTCGACGAAGTGCGCCTGGAGGACTCGAACGGCCCGGCCCCCGTGCAGGTCACCGTCTCCCCGCCCGCCGTGACCCTGCCGCCCGGAGGCACGAGCACCTTCGTCGCCACGGTGACGGGCTCCACCAACACCCAGGTGCGCTGGAGCGTGCGCGAGGGCACCGCGGGCGGCGCCATCACCCAGGCGGGCGTCTACACCGCGCCCACCGCGCCCGGCACCTACCATGTGGTGGCCCAGAGCCTCGCGGACACCAACCAGTCCGCCGAGGCCACCATCACCGTCAGCGCCGCGCCCGGGGGTGGGCTGTGGGTGTCTGGTTATTACACCGGCTGGAACGCGGACCTGTATCCGCCGGAGAAGGTGGACTTCAGCGCGCTGACCCACATCTTCGTCGGCCGCGCGACGCCCAACGCCGACGGCACGGTGAACACCCAGTTCGACAACGACAACGGGCCAGCCATCGCGCGCACCCTGGCCACGCGGGCCCACGCCGCGGGGCGCAAGGCCCTCATCATGGTGGGCGGCGCCGGAGAGCACGACGGCTGGGTGGGCGCCGCCTCCAACGCCAACCGCGCCCGCTTCGTCCGGAACCTCATCGCCGCCATGGACAGCTTCGGCTACGACGGCCTGGACATCGACTGGGAGCCCATCGAGGTGGCGGACCGGCCCAACCTGCTGGCGCTGGTGCGCGAGCTGCGCGCGGCCCGGCCCAACATGCTGATGACCATCCCCATCGGCTGGGTGAACAACAACTTCCCCGAGGACGCCGACCCCTGGTTCAACAACCTGGTCCCCTACATGGACCAGATGAATGTCATGACCTATGAGATGACCGGCCCCTGGGGCGGTTGGGATTCGTGGTACGGCTCCGCGCTCACGGGCGAGTCCGGCACGCGGCCGACGTCGGTGTCCTCCAGCCTCAACGCCTGGGCGAACGCGGGCCTGCCCAAGGCGAAGCTCGGCATGGGCATCCCCTTCTATGGCATGGCCTGGCGCAACATCACCGGCCCCTACCAGCCCTACACCGACTGGTCCGACTACGTGGGCAGCGACAACGACTTCCCCTACGCGCGCATCCTCCAGCTGTCCGCCAGCGGCACGTACCGCTGGGACGCGGCCGCCCAGTCCAGCTACGTCACCTTCACCCGCCCCGTGGTGGACGGCACCGTGCGCTGGATTTCGTATGACTCCCCGCAGGCCATCGCCGCGAAGGGCGCGTGGGCGCGCGCCAACGGCTTCGGCGGCACCATCATCTGGACCCTCAACCAGGGCTGCACCAACCCGGCGACGGGCACCAATCCACCACTCGACGCAGTGAAAGAAGCGTTCCAGCCCTGA
- the pru gene encoding fruiting body development fimbrial-like coat protein PRU, translating into MKAIQSVLTAAIAASVFTATTADAATATANLTVTAAVSGSCTINSGTLNFGNYDPVIINSSLGIDLLGTGTMGVQCTLLGTGVITLGQGRNAAAGSTDAVPLRRMKNTNSNDYMSYLLYQDLTRLVVWGNTAGTGLAYVGTGISIPVPVYGNVPRGQNVPSGTYNDTVVATITF; encoded by the coding sequence ATGAAAGCCATTCAGAGCGTCCTCACCGCCGCCATCGCGGCGTCTGTCTTCACCGCCACCACCGCTGACGCGGCCACCGCCACCGCCAACCTCACCGTGACGGCAGCCGTGTCCGGTTCGTGCACCATCAACTCGGGCACGCTCAACTTCGGCAACTACGACCCGGTCATCATCAACTCGAGCCTGGGCATCGACCTGCTCGGGACGGGCACCATGGGCGTGCAGTGCACCCTGCTGGGCACGGGTGTCATCACCCTGGGCCAGGGCCGCAACGCCGCCGCGGGCTCGACGGACGCGGTGCCCCTGCGTCGCATGAAGAACACCAACTCCAATGACTACATGTCCTACCTGCTGTACCAGGACCTGACGCGCCTGGTGGTCTGGGGCAACACGGCCGGCACGGGCCTGGCGTACGTCGGCACGGGTATCTCCATCCCGGTGCCGGTCTACGGCAACGTGCCGCGCGGGCAGAACGTGCCCTCCGGCACGTACAACGACACCGTGGTCGCCACCATCACCTTCTGA
- a CDS encoding fimbrial biogenesis chaperone has translation MFSRRSFWVRSLRWLSLWTWALPASGLAAAVEVNPVRLDLEGGSRGVAVMLKNLSNESVRFQASMHTWTQDEGGNMSLAPTQEVFFFPAMLTLEPGETRPIRVGISSAPQATERTFRLVVEELPPIGPLPPSAGLKVLTRISVPVFVAPQSKSVDGRVEDVELTQSKFQFRVKNPGTVTFYVRNSRMRGLDEKGERVFVKEEPGWYVLPGGSLTFALKTPVEQCQKIRSLEVEVETDRGVFRQAAPVNASVPCATPETP, from the coding sequence ATGTTTTCGCGTCGGTCGTTCTGGGTCCGGAGTCTGAGGTGGCTGTCATTGTGGACGTGGGCCCTGCCCGCGTCCGGGCTGGCCGCCGCCGTCGAGGTCAACCCCGTGCGCCTGGATTTGGAGGGCGGCTCACGGGGGGTGGCGGTGATGCTGAAGAACCTGAGCAACGAATCCGTTCGTTTCCAGGCATCGATGCATACCTGGACCCAGGACGAGGGCGGCAACATGAGCCTCGCGCCGACACAGGAGGTCTTCTTCTTTCCGGCGATGTTGACGTTGGAGCCGGGGGAGACCCGCCCCATCCGGGTGGGCATTTCCTCGGCCCCACAGGCGACGGAGCGCACGTTCCGACTGGTCGTCGAGGAGCTGCCGCCCATCGGCCCCCTGCCACCGTCCGCCGGGCTGAAGGTCCTCACCCGCATCTCCGTCCCGGTGTTCGTCGCGCCGCAGAGCAAGAGCGTCGATGGGCGCGTGGAGGACGTGGAGCTGACCCAATCGAAGTTCCAGTTCCGCGTGAAGAACCCGGGCACCGTCACCTTCTACGTGCGCAACAGCCGCATGCGGGGGCTGGACGAGAAGGGCGAGCGCGTCTTCGTGAAGGAGGAGCCCGGCTGGTACGTGCTGCCGGGCGGCTCGCTGACCTTCGCGCTCAAGACGCCCGTGGAGCAGTGCCAGAAGATTCGGTCCCTGGAGGTGGAGGTGGAGACGGACCGTGGGGTGTTCCGTCAGGCGGCGCCGGTGAACGCATCCGTCCCCTGCGCGACGCCTGAAACTCCATGA